Proteins encoded within one genomic window of Saccharopolyspora pogona:
- a CDS encoding MFS transporter — protein sequence MPAVAVAGQVPRTIGIPRVLASVAAVVTVGVFPVFLVGGMGVQLQQDLGFGAALLGVGAAGFFGVASVSSRTMGWLVERIGARLGMRLGALGSSLCLFGLAWAPDAPWLLGLLWVAGLPNSLAQPASNLLIAQGIPANRRGMGFGVKQSSIPAATLLAGVAVPAVALTVGWRWVFVIAGLVGLVAAVAVPRLPDAERSIIKRGDTAGRNDARGALLLLAISGGLGSAAANALGAFVTTTAVEVGFSPAVAGLVLSLGSATGLTIRLCAGVLADRKNPNLLRVITAMLLIGSIGFGLMAVDSTVAFLIGVSVGFGAGWAWPGLLNFTVAKIAPDRVASATSFTQTGIYLGGSLGPLLFGIFAEQAGLAGAWLAAGIAAIIAGVLLLFVRR from the coding sequence ATGCCCGCAGTGGCCGTCGCCGGGCAGGTGCCGCGGACCATCGGGATCCCGCGGGTGCTGGCGTCGGTGGCCGCAGTGGTCACGGTCGGGGTCTTCCCGGTGTTCCTCGTCGGCGGCATGGGCGTGCAGCTGCAGCAGGACCTCGGGTTCGGCGCCGCGCTGCTGGGAGTGGGGGCGGCCGGTTTCTTCGGCGTCGCATCGGTGTCGTCCCGGACGATGGGGTGGCTCGTCGAGCGGATCGGCGCCCGCCTGGGCATGCGGCTGGGCGCGCTGGGCAGCTCGCTCTGCCTGTTCGGCCTGGCCTGGGCACCCGATGCGCCGTGGCTGCTGGGGCTGCTGTGGGTGGCCGGACTGCCGAACTCGCTGGCGCAACCGGCATCGAACCTGCTGATCGCCCAAGGGATTCCGGCCAACCGCCGAGGTATGGGCTTCGGCGTAAAGCAGTCCTCCATCCCGGCCGCGACGCTGCTAGCGGGCGTCGCGGTGCCCGCCGTGGCGTTGACCGTCGGATGGCGGTGGGTGTTCGTGATCGCCGGGCTGGTCGGCCTGGTCGCCGCCGTCGCAGTGCCGCGGCTGCCGGACGCCGAGCGGTCCATCATCAAACGCGGCGACACCGCCGGTCGCAACGACGCCCGGGGCGCGCTGCTGTTGCTGGCGATCTCCGGCGGCCTCGGTTCGGCGGCGGCCAACGCGCTAGGCGCGTTCGTCACCACGACGGCCGTCGAGGTCGGGTTCAGCCCGGCGGTGGCCGGGCTGGTGCTGTCGCTGGGCTCGGCTACCGGGCTGACGATCCGGCTGTGCGCGGGCGTGCTCGCGGACCGCAAGAACCCGAACCTGCTGCGGGTGATCACCGCGATGCTGCTGATCGGCTCGATCGGCTTCGGGCTGATGGCGGTGGATTCGACGGTGGCGTTCCTGATCGGGGTGTCCGTCGGCTTCGGCGCGGGCTGGGCGTGGCCGGGGCTGCTGAACTTCACGGTCGCCAAGATCGCCCCGGACCGGGTCGCCAGCGCTACCTCGTTCACGCAGACCGGCATCTACCTCGGCGGCAGCCTCGGACCGCTGCTCTTCGGCATCTTCGCGGAGCAGGCCGGACTGGCGGGCGCCTGGCTGGCAGCGGGCATCGCGGCGATCATCGCGGGTGTCCTGCTGCTGTTCGTCCGCCGCTGA
- a CDS encoding amidase — protein MTVAPGSGLPASQIPDLVLLDAVELSWLIRRREISCVEAMETHLGHIDRINPAVNAIVSRADETELIDQARQRDKELDRGECAGWMHGFPIAVKDLSDAAGFPTTKGSPIFAENLATTDDLHVRRMRDAGAIVIGKTNVPEFGLGSHTFNPVFGTTRNAYDTTRSAGGSSGGAGAALALRMLPVADGSDFMGSLRNPAAWGNLVSLRPGFGRIPSEGFLSEPSVVGPMGRTVRDVAMLLSTMAGPDEHAPLSIEQDPELFTDSLDRDFEGTRIGWVGDFDGYLATEPGLLDLCAEAFGAFAEIGCEVEPVSRRLPVEQAWETFLLWRSWMVGRDNIDLHADPATRAMLKPEVVFEVEGYQQLTADDISRALTGRDEWYAAVSRLFDEYDFLLAPSAQVFPFDVDQRWPQEIAGRSMDTYHRWMETVAPWTLSGLPIANLPVGFNEAGLPMGVQLIGRNHAEWPLLQLANSYERATDWTHRVLPPLLR, from the coding sequence GTGACCGTGGCACCGGGTTCCGGACTCCCCGCGTCGCAGATCCCCGATCTGGTGCTGCTGGACGCCGTGGAGCTGTCCTGGCTGATCCGCCGCCGGGAGATCTCCTGCGTCGAGGCGATGGAGACCCACCTCGGACACATCGACCGGATCAACCCGGCGGTGAACGCGATCGTCTCCCGCGCCGACGAGACCGAGCTCATCGACCAGGCGCGGCAGCGCGACAAGGAACTCGACCGCGGCGAGTGCGCGGGGTGGATGCACGGTTTCCCGATCGCGGTGAAGGACCTCTCCGACGCGGCGGGGTTCCCCACCACGAAGGGCTCACCGATCTTCGCCGAGAACCTCGCGACGACCGACGACCTGCACGTGCGGCGGATGCGGGACGCCGGCGCGATCGTCATCGGCAAGACCAACGTCCCCGAGTTCGGCCTTGGCTCGCACACCTTCAACCCGGTGTTCGGCACCACGCGCAACGCCTACGACACCACGCGCAGCGCGGGCGGCAGCAGCGGCGGCGCCGGGGCCGCGCTGGCGCTACGGATGTTGCCGGTCGCCGACGGCAGCGACTTCATGGGGTCGCTGCGCAACCCCGCGGCATGGGGCAACCTCGTGTCGCTGCGGCCCGGCTTCGGCCGCATCCCGAGCGAGGGATTCCTCAGCGAGCCCTCGGTGGTCGGCCCGATGGGGCGCACGGTGCGCGACGTCGCGATGCTGCTGTCCACGATGGCCGGTCCGGACGAGCATGCACCGCTGAGCATCGAGCAGGATCCGGAGTTGTTCACCGACAGCCTGGACCGCGACTTCGAGGGCACCCGGATCGGCTGGGTCGGCGACTTCGACGGATACCTGGCCACCGAGCCGGGCCTGCTGGACCTGTGCGCCGAAGCCTTCGGCGCCTTCGCCGAGATCGGCTGCGAGGTCGAGCCGGTGTCGCGCCGGCTGCCGGTCGAGCAGGCCTGGGAGACCTTCCTGCTGTGGCGCTCGTGGATGGTCGGGCGCGACAACATCGACCTGCACGCCGACCCGGCCACCCGGGCGATGCTCAAACCGGAGGTGGTCTTCGAGGTCGAGGGTTACCAGCAGCTCACCGCGGACGACATCTCACGCGCCTTGACCGGCCGGGACGAGTGGTACGCCGCGGTTTCGCGGTTGTTCGACGAATACGATTTCCTGCTCGCACCGAGCGCGCAGGTGTTCCCGTTCGACGTCGACCAGCGCTGGCCGCAGGAGATCGCCGGCCGGTCGATGGACACCTACCACCGGTGGATGGAGACGGTCGCGCCGTGGACGCTGTCCGGGCTCCCGATCGCCAACCTGCCGGTCGGGTTCAACGAGGCCGGGTTGCCGATGGGAGTCCAGCTGATCGGCCGAAACCACGCGGAATGGCCGCTTCTGCAGCTGGCCAACTCCTACGAACGAGCCACCGACTGGACCCACCGAGTCCTGCCACCCCTGCTGCGGTAA
- a CDS encoding acyl-CoA dehydrogenase family protein, producing MSASGKRPAFDPRDPLGIDAEFTPEQLAIRDSVRALCRDHVQPHVAEWFERGEFPQAREIARELGKLGVLGMHLEGYDCAGLSAVDYGIACEELEACDSGLRSLVSVQGSLAMFAIWRWGSEEHKQHWLPQMAAGEAIGCFGLTEPDHGSDPASMRTAARRDGSDWVLNGRKMWITNGTVASVAVVWAQTDEGVRGFVVPTDTPGFSAPEIKHKLSLRASVTSELVLDDVRLPADAVLPEVTGLRGPLSCLNEARYGIVWGAVGAGRSCLEAALDYATTREQFGRPIGGFQLTQGKLADMAVRVQNGRLLALHLGKRKDAGQLVPQQVSFGKLDNVRGALEVARAARTILGANGISLEYPVIRHMTNLESVLTYEGTSEMHALTIGQALTGLSAFRG from the coding sequence ATGAGTGCCAGTGGAAAACGTCCCGCGTTCGACCCGCGCGATCCGCTGGGGATCGACGCCGAATTCACCCCGGAGCAGCTCGCGATCCGCGACAGCGTGCGCGCGCTGTGCCGGGACCACGTGCAGCCGCACGTCGCGGAGTGGTTCGAGCGCGGCGAGTTCCCGCAGGCCCGGGAAATCGCCCGGGAGCTGGGCAAGCTCGGCGTACTCGGCATGCACCTGGAGGGCTACGACTGCGCCGGACTGTCCGCAGTGGACTACGGCATCGCCTGCGAGGAGCTGGAGGCCTGCGACTCCGGCCTGCGCTCGCTGGTATCGGTGCAGGGTTCGCTGGCGATGTTCGCGATCTGGCGCTGGGGCTCGGAGGAGCACAAGCAGCACTGGCTGCCGCAGATGGCCGCGGGCGAGGCGATCGGCTGCTTCGGCCTGACCGAGCCGGACCACGGCTCCGACCCGGCCTCGATGCGCACCGCCGCGCGCCGCGACGGCTCCGACTGGGTGCTAAACGGCCGCAAGATGTGGATCACCAACGGCACGGTCGCCTCGGTCGCGGTGGTGTGGGCGCAAACCGACGAAGGGGTGCGCGGTTTCGTCGTCCCGACCGACACGCCGGGCTTCTCGGCGCCGGAGATCAAGCACAAGCTTTCGCTGCGGGCCTCGGTGACCAGCGAGCTGGTGCTCGACGACGTCCGGCTGCCCGCCGACGCGGTGCTGCCCGAGGTCACCGGCCTGCGCGGCCCGCTGTCCTGCCTCAACGAGGCGCGCTACGGCATCGTGTGGGGCGCGGTCGGCGCCGGGCGCAGCTGCCTGGAGGCGGCGCTGGACTACGCGACGACCCGCGAGCAGTTCGGGCGGCCGATCGGCGGTTTCCAGCTCACGCAGGGCAAGCTCGCCGACATGGCGGTCCGAGTCCAAAATGGACGGCTGCTGGCGCTGCACCTCGGCAAGCGCAAGGACGCCGGGCAGCTGGTCCCGCAGCAGGTGAGCTTCGGCAAGCTCGACAACGTCCGCGGCGCGCTGGAGGTGGCCCGCGCCGCCCGAACCATCCTGGGTGCCAACGGGATCTCGCTGGAGTACCCGGTGATCCGGCACATGACGAACCTGGAGTCGGTGCTGACCTACGAGGGCACCAGCGAGATGCACGCCCTCACCATCGGCCAGGCCCTGACCGGCCTATCGGCCTTCCGCGGCTGA
- a CDS encoding CaiB/BaiF CoA transferase family protein: METLPMDGVVVADFSRVLAGPYATMLLADLGATVIKVERPGEGDDTRSWGPPWTEHSSAYFESVNRGKRSITLDLADPEDQEAARRLISRADVLVENFKSGSLARYGLDHESARELNPRLIYTSISGFGSKEGARLPGYDFVVQALGGLMSITGEPEGAPMKVGVAVVDVLTGKDAALGIMAALRHRELTGHGQHVEVNLLSSLLASLANQMSSLLTTGIAPQRMGNRHPNIAPYEALRCGDAFLAVAVGNDAQFRRLCEALGLVSLVGDPRFATNAERVANRDELARQLENVLGARTAADWQQRLQGVGIACGQVNDLSRAVHYAESLGLRPMVDPGGGAAMQVRTPIDFSDHGSAEVTPPPLLGEHTKEVLAWLEDSEQELSPLVSRRSPQ; the protein is encoded by the coding sequence ATGGAGACGCTGCCGATGGACGGCGTGGTCGTCGCGGACTTCAGCCGGGTGCTGGCCGGCCCGTACGCGACCATGCTGCTGGCCGATCTCGGCGCGACCGTGATCAAGGTGGAGCGCCCCGGCGAAGGCGACGACACGCGCTCGTGGGGACCGCCCTGGACCGAGCACAGCTCCGCCTACTTCGAGTCGGTCAACCGGGGCAAGCGCAGTATCACCCTCGACCTCGCCGACCCGGAGGACCAGGAAGCCGCGCGCCGGCTCATCAGCCGCGCCGACGTCCTGGTGGAGAACTTCAAGTCCGGCTCGCTGGCCCGCTACGGCCTGGACCACGAGAGCGCGCGAGAGCTTAACCCGCGGCTGATCTACACCTCGATCTCCGGGTTCGGCAGCAAGGAAGGCGCACGCCTACCCGGCTACGACTTCGTCGTGCAGGCGCTCGGTGGGCTGATGAGCATCACCGGCGAACCCGAAGGCGCGCCGATGAAGGTCGGCGTGGCGGTGGTGGACGTGCTCACCGGCAAGGACGCGGCGCTGGGCATCATGGCCGCGCTGCGGCACCGCGAACTGACCGGCCACGGCCAGCACGTCGAGGTGAACCTCCTGTCCAGCCTGCTGGCGTCGCTGGCGAACCAGATGAGCAGCCTGCTGACGACCGGCATCGCGCCGCAGCGGATGGGCAACCGGCACCCCAACATCGCGCCGTATGAGGCGCTGCGCTGCGGGGACGCGTTCCTGGCCGTCGCGGTCGGCAACGACGCGCAGTTCCGCAGGCTGTGCGAAGCGCTGGGGTTGGTCTCGCTGGTCGGCGACCCGAGGTTCGCGACCAATGCGGAGCGGGTGGCCAACCGCGACGAACTGGCGCGGCAGCTGGAGAACGTGCTCGGCGCGCGGACCGCTGCGGACTGGCAGCAGCGCTTGCAGGGCGTGGGCATCGCGTGCGGCCAGGTCAACGACCTGTCGCGGGCGGTGCACTACGCCGAGTCGCTGGGGCTGCGGCCGATGGTCGATCCCGGCGGCGGAGCCGCGATGCAGGTGCGCACCCCCATCGACTTCTCCGACCACGGCAGCGCCGAGGTGACACCGCCGCCGCTGCTCGGCGAACACACCAAGGAAGTCCTCGCGTGGTTGGAGGACTCCGAGCAAGAGCTTTCCCCGCTCGTCTCAAGGAGGAGCCCGCAATGA
- a CDS encoding GntR family transcriptional regulator, translated as MQRPPTTQEFVLDELRKSIVSGDLAPGQPIRQDTIAQRLGVSRVPLREALKTLEAEGQVIYQPHRGYSVAELSLNDLLEVYRMRALLESEAAAVATERLSDADLARITDAQRDVEKAADSGDLVAMIAANRRFHFALLEPAGMPRLLRIVRTLWDATDAYRAVYYNSDTNRERVRHEHDAIVAAVAERRAGELVRLLDEHRRHAVDALRATIVSEVD; from the coding sequence ATGCAGCGACCACCCACCACCCAGGAGTTCGTCCTCGACGAGCTCCGGAAGTCCATCGTGTCCGGCGATCTGGCGCCGGGCCAACCGATCCGGCAGGACACCATCGCCCAGCGCCTCGGCGTGAGCCGGGTTCCGCTGCGCGAGGCGCTGAAGACGCTGGAGGCCGAGGGGCAGGTGATCTACCAGCCGCATCGGGGCTACTCGGTGGCCGAGCTGTCGCTGAACGACCTGCTGGAGGTCTACCGGATGCGCGCGCTGCTCGAATCGGAGGCCGCGGCGGTGGCGACCGAGCGGCTCAGCGATGCCGACCTGGCCCGGATCACCGACGCCCAGCGCGATGTCGAGAAGGCCGCCGACAGCGGCGACCTGGTGGCCATGATCGCGGCGAACCGCCGATTCCACTTCGCGCTGCTGGAGCCCGCCGGGATGCCCCGCCTGCTGCGCATCGTGCGCACGCTCTGGGACGCCACGGACGCCTACCGCGCGGTGTACTACAACTCCGACACCAACCGCGAGCGCGTCCGCCACGAGCATGACGCGATCGTGGCGGCGGTCGCCGAGCGCCGAGCCGGCGAACTGGTCCGGCTGCTCGACGAACACCGCCGCCACGCGGTGGACGCACTACGCGCCACCATCGTGTCCGAAGTGGACTGA
- a CDS encoding 3-hydroxybutyryl-CoA dehydrogenase → MTKIERLGVIGGGQMGGGIAEVGARAGIDVIVCEVNAEAARAGRAKLWKSLNRAVQKGKLTEAERDETQSRLHFTTTLADLDDRDMVIEAIAEDEGLKLELFAELDKVVTDPEAILASNTSSIPIAKLAAATKRPQQVLGVHFFNPVPVLKLVELVPSLLTSEETVERAAAFATEQLGKETVRAKDRSGFIVNALLVPYLLSAIRMLEGGFAGAEDIDKGMVLGCAHPMGPLRLSDLVGLDTLKAIADSLYAEYAEPTYAAPPLLQRMLDAGLKGKKSGKGFYTYEN, encoded by the coding sequence ATGACGAAGATCGAACGCCTGGGAGTCATCGGCGGCGGGCAGATGGGCGGCGGCATCGCGGAGGTCGGCGCCCGAGCCGGCATCGACGTGATCGTGTGCGAGGTCAACGCCGAAGCCGCCCGAGCCGGCCGCGCCAAGCTGTGGAAGTCGCTCAACCGCGCGGTGCAGAAGGGGAAGCTCACCGAGGCCGAACGTGACGAGACGCAGTCCCGGCTGCACTTCACCACCACGCTCGCCGACCTCGACGACCGGGACATGGTCATCGAGGCGATCGCCGAGGACGAGGGGTTGAAGCTCGAGCTCTTCGCCGAGCTGGACAAGGTCGTGACCGACCCGGAGGCGATCCTGGCGTCGAACACCTCCTCCATCCCGATCGCCAAGCTCGCCGCCGCTACCAAGCGCCCGCAGCAGGTCCTCGGCGTGCACTTCTTCAACCCGGTGCCGGTGCTCAAGCTCGTCGAGCTGGTGCCGTCGCTGTTGACCTCCGAGGAGACCGTCGAGCGGGCCGCGGCGTTCGCCACCGAGCAGCTGGGCAAGGAGACCGTCCGAGCCAAGGACCGGTCCGGGTTCATCGTCAACGCGCTGCTGGTGCCGTACCTGCTGTCGGCGATCCGGATGCTGGAGGGCGGTTTCGCCGGCGCCGAGGACATCGACAAGGGCATGGTGCTGGGTTGCGCCCACCCGATGGGCCCGCTGCGGCTGTCCGACCTGGTCGGCCTGGACACCCTGAAGGCCATCGCGGATTCGCTGTACGCGGAGTACGCCGAACCCACCTACGCGGCCCCGCCGCTGCTGCAGCGGATGCTCGACGCGGGCCTGAAGGGCAAGAAGTCCGGCAAGGGCTTCTACACCTACGAAAACTGA
- a CDS encoding Fpg/Nei family DNA glycosylase: MPELPDVEGFRRVAEQATGRQVREVRVHDAQVLRGIGADAFQRALRRRYFAEPRRHGKWLLIATASAANASPAPPTLLLHFGMTGNLQWCAHGGELHQHDRLVFDFAAGELRYRDMRKLTGIHLAREQDEVDDLLAELGPDAQEVGADEFAGRLTRTRRRLKPALMDQSVLAGLGNICADEILWRARIDPNRSTADLGAVDLDRLHREMRAMLREAVRVGRVPDGASWLTGHRDEPDRRCPRCSSALRRMRIGGRSTLWCPTCQPA, translated from the coding sequence ATGCCCGAACTGCCCGATGTAGAAGGATTCCGCCGGGTCGCGGAGCAGGCGACCGGCCGGCAGGTGCGCGAGGTGCGCGTGCACGACGCGCAGGTGCTGCGTGGTATCGGCGCAGATGCGTTCCAGCGCGCACTGCGGCGCAGGTACTTCGCCGAACCTCGGCGGCACGGGAAGTGGCTGCTGATCGCGACGGCGTCCGCCGCGAACGCCTCGCCTGCGCCGCCGACCTTGCTGCTGCACTTCGGGATGACCGGGAATCTCCAGTGGTGCGCCCACGGCGGCGAACTGCACCAGCATGACCGGCTTGTGTTCGACTTCGCCGCGGGTGAACTCCGCTACCGGGACATGCGGAAGCTGACCGGGATCCACCTCGCGCGGGAGCAGGACGAAGTGGACGATCTGCTGGCCGAGCTCGGCCCGGACGCGCAGGAGGTCGGCGCCGACGAGTTCGCCGGGCGGCTCACCCGCACCCGGCGGCGCCTCAAGCCGGCCCTGATGGACCAGTCGGTGCTCGCCGGGCTCGGCAACATCTGCGCCGACGAGATTCTCTGGCGGGCCCGGATCGATCCGAACCGGTCCACCGCGGACCTGGGCGCAGTGGACCTCGATCGGCTGCACCGCGAGATGCGGGCCATGCTGCGGGAGGCCGTTCGCGTCGGCCGGGTTCCGGATGGTGCGTCCTGGCTGACCGGGCACCGCGACGAGCCGGACCGGCGGTGTCCGCGGTGCTCGTCGGCGTTGCGGCGGATGCGGATCGGCGGCCGCAGCACCCTGTGGTGTCCGACGTGCCAGCCAGCGTGA
- a CDS encoding low temperature requirement protein A, with product MSEHIPPLRRPMVARDPAERHRVATPLELLFDLCFVAAVGQAAVQLHHGLVEGHFAATGIGYLMVFFAIWWAWMNFTWFASAYDTDDVAYRALTLLQMAGVLVLAAGVPGAFHDYDFTIVTIGYVVMRVAMVAQWLRAARQHPEGRAAALRYAGGVTVVQVGWILRLALPHPWAEVGFVVLVLAELAVPAFAEKRRRTAWHPHHIAERYGLFTIIVLGEVVLAVTAAIQEDVADGGWSAELLEIGFGGLLVIFAMWWTYFKHSAVEHLRNTLSAPLAWGYGHYLVFVGIAAVGAGLEVAIDSSAHKAHVSAVAAALTVAIPLIIYLAMTGILHSLMADAGVAILAATAVGCALLVATALLADRLGISGTVLVMGILMALLLVAGLFIQHAGRREPAR from the coding sequence ATGAGCGAGCACATCCCACCCCTGCGGCGTCCCATGGTCGCGCGAGACCCCGCCGAGCGGCACCGCGTGGCCACGCCGTTGGAATTGCTCTTCGACCTGTGCTTCGTAGCCGCCGTCGGCCAGGCCGCCGTGCAGTTGCACCACGGGCTCGTCGAGGGGCACTTCGCCGCCACCGGCATCGGTTACCTCATGGTGTTCTTCGCGATCTGGTGGGCGTGGATGAACTTCACCTGGTTCGCCTCCGCCTACGACACCGACGACGTGGCCTACCGCGCGCTGACGCTGCTGCAGATGGCCGGGGTGCTGGTGCTCGCCGCCGGGGTGCCCGGGGCGTTCCACGACTACGACTTCACCATCGTGACCATCGGTTACGTGGTGATGCGCGTGGCGATGGTCGCCCAGTGGCTGCGCGCCGCCCGGCAACATCCCGAGGGGCGCGCCGCCGCGCTGCGCTACGCGGGCGGCGTGACCGTGGTGCAGGTCGGCTGGATCTTGCGCTTGGCGCTGCCGCACCCGTGGGCGGAGGTCGGATTCGTGGTGCTGGTGCTGGCCGAACTCGCGGTGCCTGCATTCGCCGAGAAGCGCCGGCGGACCGCCTGGCACCCGCACCACATCGCGGAGCGCTACGGGCTGTTCACGATCATCGTGCTCGGCGAGGTCGTGCTCGCCGTGACCGCCGCGATCCAGGAGGACGTCGCCGACGGCGGCTGGTCGGCGGAACTGCTGGAGATCGGCTTCGGCGGGCTGCTGGTGATCTTCGCGATGTGGTGGACCTACTTCAAGCACTCCGCCGTCGAGCACCTGCGCAATACGCTGAGCGCCCCGTTGGCCTGGGGCTACGGCCACTACCTGGTGTTCGTCGGGATCGCCGCGGTCGGCGCCGGGCTGGAGGTGGCGATCGACAGCAGCGCCCACAAGGCGCACGTGAGCGCCGTCGCCGCGGCGCTGACCGTCGCGATCCCACTGATCATCTACCTGGCGATGACGGGCATCCTGCATTCCCTGATGGCCGATGCGGGCGTCGCGATCCTGGCGGCGACGGCCGTGGGCTGCGCGCTGCTCGTGGCGACGGCGCTGCTGGCAGACCGTCTGGGCATCTCGGGCACAGTGCTGGTGATGGGAATCCTGATGGCCCTGCTGCTGGTGGCCGGGCTGTTCATCCAGCACGCGGGACGGCGCGAGCCGGCACGGTGA
- a CDS encoding trimeric intracellular cation channel family protein → MVTAIVNPLVQEILDLVGIFAFALSGALLAVRKRFDAVGIAVLAEVTALGGGLFRDLVIGAVPPVAFTNVAYFTTPLVASVAVFFWHPRLARIRRFVMFFDAVGLGVFCVAGSIKALNYGIHPLAAIALGAATAIGGGAARDVLAGEIPALLHPKSEIYAVPALFGSALVPTLAVANVLTPITSTLAALLAVIVRLLALRYGWRAPLARGTTLP, encoded by the coding sequence GTGGTTACCGCGATCGTTAATCCGCTCGTGCAGGAGATCCTGGATCTGGTCGGGATCTTCGCCTTCGCGCTCTCCGGCGCGCTGCTCGCCGTGCGAAAGCGCTTCGACGCCGTCGGCATCGCGGTGCTGGCCGAGGTGACCGCGCTCGGCGGCGGGCTGTTCCGGGACCTGGTGATCGGCGCCGTGCCGCCGGTGGCTTTCACCAACGTCGCCTACTTCACCACGCCGCTGGTGGCCTCGGTGGCGGTGTTCTTCTGGCACCCCAGGCTCGCCCGGATCCGGCGGTTCGTGATGTTCTTCGACGCCGTCGGCCTTGGTGTGTTCTGCGTGGCGGGCAGCATCAAGGCGCTGAACTACGGCATCCACCCGCTGGCGGCGATCGCGCTCGGCGCGGCGACCGCGATCGGCGGCGGCGCTGCCCGGGACGTGCTCGCGGGAGAGATCCCGGCGCTGCTGCACCCGAAGAGCGAGATCTACGCGGTGCCCGCACTGTTCGGCAGCGCGCTGGTCCCGACCCTGGCAGTGGCGAACGTGTTGACGCCGATCACCAGCACGCTCGCTGCGCTGCTCGCGGTCATCGTCCGGCTGCTCGCCTTGCGCTACGGCTGGCGGGCGCCGCTGGCCCGGGGGACGACGCTGCCGTGA
- a CDS encoding substrate-binding domain-containing protein, with product MKKVQTATSVLLSVVAVLGTAACSVGVHEQTGGGGQQGGPIKLAVVPKAIGFDFWEKVRVGAECAGSKHQDVTVHWDGVHAESDVSGQQSLLQDMLSQGDVKGLVYAATDAKALADITKSAQGQGTTVVNMDSGTTPQPPDVPVFATNNVAAAEQATDLLAEQLGGKGKVAFIEFQPGTSTNETRAEGFKKGMAKHPGLQLVAQQSSDSDYNRALQVTQDILTANPDLNGIYAANEPSVLGAAEAVRQAGKVGQVKVIGWDTSEGEIQGLRDGVITGLIAQNPFKMGFASVNAAIGKIRGSADPMPNPDTGSMLITKGNVDSPEVQKLLNPTCENPPA from the coding sequence ATGAAGAAGGTACAGACCGCGACGTCCGTGCTGCTTTCGGTGGTCGCTGTGCTGGGCACCGCCGCGTGCAGCGTCGGGGTGCACGAGCAGACCGGCGGCGGTGGCCAGCAGGGCGGGCCGATCAAGCTCGCCGTGGTGCCGAAGGCGATCGGTTTCGACTTCTGGGAGAAGGTGCGGGTCGGCGCCGAGTGCGCGGGCTCCAAGCACCAGGACGTGACGGTCCACTGGGACGGGGTGCACGCCGAGAGCGACGTCAGCGGCCAGCAGAGCCTGCTGCAAGACATGCTGTCGCAGGGGGACGTCAAGGGCCTGGTGTACGCGGCGACGGACGCCAAGGCGCTGGCCGACATAACCAAGTCCGCGCAGGGCCAGGGCACGACGGTGGTCAACATGGACTCCGGCACCACCCCGCAGCCGCCGGACGTGCCGGTGTTCGCGACGAACAACGTCGCCGCCGCCGAGCAGGCCACCGACTTGCTCGCCGAGCAGCTCGGCGGCAAGGGCAAGGTGGCGTTCATCGAGTTCCAGCCCGGCACGAGCACCAACGAGACGCGTGCCGAGGGCTTCAAGAAGGGCATGGCCAAGCACCCCGGGCTGCAGCTGGTCGCGCAGCAGTCCAGCGACAGCGACTACAACCGGGCGTTGCAGGTCACCCAGGACATCCTGACCGCCAACCCGGACCTCAACGGCATCTACGCGGCCAACGAGCCCAGCGTGCTCGGCGCGGCGGAGGCCGTGCGGCAGGCGGGGAAGGTCGGGCAGGTGAAGGTCATCGGCTGGGACACCTCGGAGGGCGAGATCCAGGGGTTGCGGGACGGCGTGATCACCGGGTTGATCGCGCAGAACCCGTTCAAGATGGGCTTCGCGTCGGTCAACGCGGCGATCGGCAAGATCCGTGGTTCCGCGGACCCGATGCCCAACCCGGACACCGGCTCAATGCTGATCACCAAGGGGAACGTCGACAGCCCCGAAGTCCAGAAGCTGCTGAACCCCACCTGCGAAAACCCACCCGCCTGA